The DNA sequence tttttgttttattaaatagattggataattttaattttaaatattatatcataaatttatatttatctacacacataattatataaatttttatattttattataaaataaattattatttgtatctataaattttataaatgttgacaaaaaatacttattaaataaagataagttttatatgataaaaatattaaaattttaatttttttattgatttttcaataaaattcttaaattatcCGGTTCTTTATCTTATTtcctaaattttaaacttttataattCTCACTAGCCAccactaacattttttttattatcactatctctcttcttttttttcactgtCATCACCTActatcaccaccaccatcattCCTTCTTTTTGGATCAATCAAGCACTCAGAACTATAGCTCCGCGCATTGAAAACCTCAAGATTCTCACAGGTAAAAAACTAGACAAAGGCACAATTATGATagacaaaaaattattatacaaaataaaaccTCAAATATTCAACTCTAAATTTATAAATATGATATGCTTGATGTAAACCATCTTAAAGGTGATTGTGACAAGATAagcaaaaaaccaaaaaataaacaGTGAGGGTAAAAGCATAATTATCCCGATGCTGACGAGAATAATAATGAGGAAGAAAAATGTGAGTTTAGAAGGACAAGGTTAATGGCAGAAGAGTGCTTAGCGGTGTTAATAGCGAAGAGGTAGTGGTGGAGGAACTCTAATTTATTGAAAAGGTAGATGCCGAGAACGAAAGTGAGGTACTGAAATGCGGTTAAGAAGTCGAAGTAGTTGAATTGGATGATGACGTACTTGTTGATGATGACAAAGAGACTGGACCAGAGTGCGTAATCGACCACAAAGCAAGGGAATTCTGTGAAGAAAGAGAGGGGAGGCAGTGGTGAGAATTGCAAAAGTTTAGAatttagagaagaaaaaaaaaagtggggtaatttggaaattttattaaaaaataaaaaaattagggtttggatTCTTTTGTCATACGAAATTCATCTTTTACGagtacaactttatttttttttatgaatacttttgtcagcgttcacAAAGTTTATGGGTAGGGGCGGAGTTAGACTAACTATTTAGGGAGcgttatttaataatttactaaaaatattttatattactatttctaatgataaaattaaaaaaattaaatatataatctcAATCAAAGTAAGACAATAATACATAAAAGTTACCACTTACAATTTTGTATCATGAAAAGGCTATTTgatgtttttttctattttcaaaatcatctaTTATTGAATTTGTGTAAAAAATAACTGctaattctttttttatatacatgACCAAATTATCTGCAAGAAATTCATCAGTAATCTTATTTCGGAGTCTTATCTTAACAATTTTCATTGCTAAAAAAGCTTTTTCTGTTGTTGCTGTAGACACTGGTAGAGTCAAAACAAGACGTATTAATCTATCAACCATGTGATAAGTTCTTGATTTTTTCATTTCTTGTAACTTGTTGCACAATTCAAAAAGTGTACCAACCCCTTTCAAATGATTTGGTATATCATGCTGATAATGTTACAACTGAGGTTTCAAAATATTTAGCTCATTAGAAGGAAAGTCAAGGGGATAAAACTTCTTTACTAACTTGCTAATTTCTTCAGTGTTAAATGATTTGAAATTGTCCTTAGCATCCAAAGCACAACTCAAAGTCAAAAGTTCTATTGTTTGCTCATTAAATCTACTATTCGACTCTTGTATTTGAGAGTCAATTGTTGCCAAGAATACATCTATTCGATAATAATGCTCAACTGTCATACTTGGTTGACGAGATCGACTTCTTCCAAAAACATATTGTACACTCATATTAGGACttcaattttattcttttcacAAAAATCTTTAACATTTGCAAGAAAATTGCACCATCCACCATCTCTTAATTGTTGAAGAAGTAACTTTGATGTAGAAATAATATGCATTGCATTAAGAATATTTTGAGATTGTTGTTGCAGTGCTTGGCAAAGAACATTAGTGATCCTCATAATCTCTTTCATCAAGTGCTTGGCCCAACTTTAATATAAGCATGACGGATTTCATCTCTTTGATTTGGAGGAAACTTCCAAATCATTGGTCGCATTCCAGGATCTCTTTCTAAATGAAAAACATCCAGTTGATTAGGAAGAAGTCGTGGACGCTTTGAGCTattcaatggagaacttgaagtaATGAAATTTAATGACCCCTCAAGTATTGGATAGTAATAGCAGAAGCATCTTCACTCCCttgatcttttcttttaaaaaatgtatcaatagTTTTAATCTTACCCATAATTCAAATGTCAAAATAAGTtcctataattaaaaatatatttagcaaAAAGTGTAAATTATAatctaaatctttataaaatataaaaattatatttcaattcaaaataagatattaaaattcagaacaataatactaatattgtagtataaataatataaaattataattaaatagttaactaataaaaaaagtaaatatataaactaacatataataatataaacttaattaacaaataatagtaaattaagtaaataactatataaaaaacataaaaaatttaaacaaaactaacagaaaaataataaaaaaatattaaacaaaaaaattacaatgctagattatataatttattcttcttATCCTTTTATTCTACAGTTTAATATTtactagtttttaaaaaaataaaaataattttttttggaaaagagGAGTGAATTTGTTGaactactatttttttaatttataaaaaaaaaagagataaagaagtagaagataagaagattaaagagataaagaaggagaaaaatagaaaaaattgttacctgctacaaaatgaaaataaaaaatttgagtgaatgaatttatattttattttttaaataaaattaacgaTTGAGTTAGGTCTAAAACTATTATAATTTGTTAATGTTATATAAAAatggattgattttttttatgaattaaagaGGGACTGAAAAAATGTACGAGAAAAAAGGAGGgctgagaaataaaaaaagggggccatatttattattattattattattttaacaaaaataaaaaatttggagatTGCCCAatacaaatagtaatttattctTTAATATACCATGaaactcattttttatttttggacagGAGTAAACTTACTATTTCTGTCAAGCCTTTATAATCTCGAAAAGTATTCCCTTGCAATGTGGGCACCAATTGGCATGGCCCAATACTTAGAACACGTTTGAAGATTCACGGCATACGTACcaacaaataaataaaggaacaacaaataaaggaaaaagaaactTCATAGCACATGCCacctttttttattgtttatttttaaaattattattaattaattatatatttgaattattttattgactTTATTAAATAATCCTAATGGTTTTCAAATTTGCAATTGAGTCATTATAAATACGTAAATTGATATCTATTGAGCCAATTATTTAACATTTGTACAGTTATAATACAACTAATGTTGCAAAAAATGTATAACAGAAATTGAACATTTAGTAAATTTTTCTCACGAGTCACCAAAATGTTTAGTAAGACTTACAGTTATGCAAGCAATACGGTGCAAAGCCATTTACCAAAAAAGATTAAGATGCAGAAGAACATTTACCTTGAGCCGATCAAAGTCGAGTAATCTAAATCTCAAAAAATAGCTCAAAGAAAGAAAGTTGTGAAACACTTACAAAGGCTATCATGATGATCATATCCTCCAATAATGCAATTACTTTAATATAGGCAGCATCTAGATATACgtacccaaaaaagaaaaaagaaaaaaggaaaaaaatccagTTACAGGTTACAATAACAACTGCATTAATCACTTTAGATTTTAGTTTGAAAATGACAAGTCATTTACAGGAGGAGCAAAAACAAAACACTTTCGTTGGCATAGCTTTTCAAATCACAACAGAAGATCAGACTtgtgtttgatctttaattcttGTCTGCACAACTCAACTATACACTAAAGCCTTTCATGAGTTAAACACATCATCATAAGCATTAAAACGACTATTAGAAAAAGGGCAGCTTCAGTACTTTGACCTCTCAATCATACATCCCTTCATGCTCCCAAACATCCACTAGGAATTTGACCATTTCCTATtttatagaaaatagaaatagataTTATGAATTAGTAACtttgaattctcattaaaaaaacCACAACATGGAacaatatattatacatatacgCAGCAGACTTACAGACAGAGGTATGCGCTTGGGGAAAGGTTGTCTGGTCCCAAGTAAACTTTCATAAGTCGCATTCCAACTGCAACAAATACATTGACTCATAAGTCATCTGCCGGGAGCAAATCCGGATATATAACAGAAATATGGAACCGAAACTTAGATTTGATAagcaatataaataaacataacagATATCAGTTAGATGGTTTGATTTGAACCAAATGAACAGGTTATAGATTACGTGTAAAGTTGAGCAGTGCATTAATtatcaggaaaaaaaaaaaagtggagtAGTGAATTGGGATATATCTAGAATTTGATTGTACAATGAGGACAGTATCTTTTTCATTAAATTAATGTTGTTCCCCCTCCCCCAATCGAATTTAGTTATCTAAGATGATACCCCCATTTGTATATAGACTATGTTAAAGACCACTTTAATAAATTGGTATTGAATGTAACGTTGTAAACACACTTTAATCTGGGTTCACGATCTTGTTGGCTTTGCTTCTTAGATCTGCCACTTCCAATCCACTGAAGCCTGCTTTCATTCCAGAGGAGAACGCCTGCAATGAACAACATGCATTTGATAGAAATTAACCATTATTTTTTCCTATAAAGAGAAAGTAAACCTTGCAAATAATACACGGCAACAATGTACGAGTAAAGAGAAATGAAATGGTACAATAATATTTACCCATATTCTCACCAAATTGCataaaataacataatatatCATTCAGCAATGCTCCAGTGAAGCACATGCACCTACCTACCTTGGTTATAGGACTGGACTTGAAGAGATGGGGAATTTGTATCTGAAAACTTTCTCCTTCAACCTAGACCTTAGGGCCTTGTTGTATTACACGTttacaacaacaataatgaaaCCTTGTCCCACTTCTGGGTCGGCTAGATGGATCTCATGATGCTATCATGTCATAAATTATGCTTGAATTTAAACAACTAGGAATCTGAATCTCTTTTAATAATTGCACCTATGATTTTTCCCGCTGTCTATAGCCATTGTGTATCCTCAATCTAATTCACTTTCTTTATTGGGGTTTCTTGAGACCATTCCTCACACCCAAATGCCGAATGCTGGATTTTACCATCCATTTAACATTAAGTGCTCCCCCAACTTTCTCTCCAATACATTCATCTCTAATTTTGTCTAGTGTGGACTCATCCAATAATTAGTCTTGGTCTTATAGTCCTGTCATAAAAATCCCTCCATATTTTAATGTTAACTATATTTTATCACAAATAAACATATGACACTCCAAGTATCCATCTTGAATCCTATGGTATTACAGCAGatattgatttactacccaaaaAATTGTCATATGCTAATACGCTATGCCAAGAGTATAGATGAGCATGTTAATGTCAGTTAATATAAGAAAGACAAACTAAAATCAAACTTGCCTTGGTTTACGAATTCAGGATTGGTGCCTGAGGTAGAGGTTCCACTggtttgaaaaagaaattgatttAATGTACTGACAGAGGAGATACTTCTTTGAGATTGAATAGTGCTGTTATCCAGATCACATGTGCTTGAGCTCCAGAAACCATCAGTTATGGTTGGT is a window from the Arachis hypogaea cultivar Tifrunner chromosome 1, arahy.Tifrunner.gnm2.J5K5, whole genome shotgun sequence genome containing:
- the LOC112702827 gene encoding uncharacterized protein; amino-acid sequence: MVMITAWITDLFACMGGCFGCCIKPTPIIAVDEPAKGLRIQGQTVRKPTITDGFWSSSTCDLDNSTIQSQRSISSVSTLNQFLFQTSGTSTSGTNPEFVNQGVLLWNESRLQWIGSGRSKKQSQQDREPRLNWNATYESLLGTRQPFPKRIPLSEMVKFLVDVWEHEGMYD